In Chanos chanos chromosome 14, fChaCha1.1, whole genome shotgun sequence, the sequence AAAATTTCAGGAAATCACTGTTATTGAGACAAATGATACAGCAAACTGTCTGAAGCTGGCCATTAACATTAGTcgtgtttgtgatgttttttcTTGGTTTCATTCGAAGGTTTGCAGGTCATTCTGCCAGACTACCTCAGAGACACTTTCGTCCAGGCTGCCCTTAGTTACATTGCCTGCAACGGCGAGGGGAGTTTTGTCTGCCGAGACAACGACTGCTGGTGTAAGTGTGATCTGAAATTCCCAGAATGCAACTGTCCTTATATGGATATCCAGGCCATGGAGGAGAGCCTGCTTCGGATTTCAGAGTCATGGGCGACCCTCTATAAGGAATTTGAGGAGTCAGGTAAGAAAATACCTGGAAAGGCAGGGGGTcagggggtgagggggggtagGTGcgttgaaggggggggggggggggggggcatgtaaCAAAGATAAATGAGGTGTTTGATCATATGTCATGCAATTAGAAATGCTATTCCTTCATACTTGTGAGACGTGGTGATTTATACGTTCGACCAAGCGAACATTTATGACGTTCGGTGAAAATTGAACCTTGGCACAGTGTGCGCTCTCAGTAAATCAACAGTTTGACAGGAccggattaaaaaaaattaccacaTCCGCCAACAGGTAGTTTACAGTATGTCTACCAAGATTAATCACTCATAAAATGCCTTTTATTGCCTGTCCAGCAGTTCTCATTGCCCCTAGTAACAGCATATGAATAAGAGCACTTAGCATAATGTTTAGGTATTACTGCCTGCCGAGGTCACCCAGCATCGACCATTATTGCTGTAAGGAAATTAAAAtggattgcttttttttcctccccggtgtttctttctatttctttcatttttttttccttcaacttTCGGTAATGTGTGGGAGTGCAATTACTTTCAAACTTTGTGTTATTGAGCACTAGCTGAAAGTGCAGGAAGTGCTATGTATAAATAGTTTCTCAGGCATCATAAACATGTCCTTCACTGAAGGATCTCAAAGACATACAATGTTCTGTTCCGTCAGCTAAAACCAAATGTTTCACGAACATATCTACGGTGAAAATGTAGGGgaatatgttctctctcttttcctgttctgCAGTAAGCAAAGAGTgataaaataaatgagtaaatactCGGGCACCACATTACAAGTTCATTTTCATATGATCCACTTTATTCTGAACTATCACCAGAATCATGCACAGCTGACAAGATGATATGTAAAAATGTAGCTGGTTGAAGATGTACAAGATATAGAATGGTATGTGCTAAATGATTACCATGCTGTGCTTGTAAGTGGAATAATTATATAGTAGAGTCAATGTTTGatcagagagagtttttttgtaTTGCATATGTATTGCAGATATCAGATCCAGTGCCAGGAAAATCTGAGCAGGTGGGACACAGGGCCATTTTCGCTTCCATTTGCCGCTGACATGACGTCCCTGTTTGTCGTTAATGTGCCAGCAAATCTGATAAGCACTGAACTTTGATAATGAATGCTCAGAAACATCTTACCATGCAGCATCACCGCTTTCAGGCTGAAaccaaaaacaatcaaaatccATTTTAGACCTGACAAAATAAACTGATAGGCTAAACAAATGCCGACTCACAGCCTAAACTGCCAACACATCTACAACATATGCAAATgttgggcaaaaaaaaagaatgcctgGTGAAATTCATTGTCTTTTTAAAGTGTAAAAGAGGACTACAATTGTTTTAGCCTATCAGCAGTCACAGAAGGACAGCTGTAACCAAAACCAGACTCATGAGTGATCTGATCATTTCACTGGCTTCATATATCAGTATAAACCAGGGAACTGCACAAGGGCCAGAGACAGACAACTAAATGAGCATCAGGGAGGTCTCAAAGTTAAACCACCTCACTCAGCATGGGACAGGGTATGTACATAAATGCCATTTCCCACCGTCTTCTGGGCAAACCAGAACCGACTGAGATAGACAACTGACATTTAATAGTAGTTTTGTTGTTGCTCTGGTAGGTTTGGAAAGAGATGGTGACAGGAGAGCATGCTTCTAGGTGTGTTCCTCAGATGTTCAACATGCCTCCTCCTCTATGATGCCAGACCTTGTTATTTGTCCACAGTAAAAGTTGTCACAATGGACTATGCCTGCTGGGTTTAATGAAGTAATATAACTGACAGTCAGATATTAAGGAAATGACCAGACATGTGATGTAACTGAATACAAAACAGAGTTCTTGAGCACAGTGAAACGTATTGCTGGCAGGCAACGCTCAGAACAGGACAAATTCTTTCAAATTTCAGTCAAGCACATCTATCCGAACAAAAGTAACTGATTGCTAACCAACTCTGACTGATGCATTCAATATAACATGTTTGATTTGCTacatctctcctttctcctggACTTTTCTATTTTTAACAGATGAATTCAAGATGTTCCTGACAAGGCTGCCCCAGAACTTTTTTCTCAACACTTCGACAATCCAACATTTGTGGTCACTGGACAGCGTGTTTCAGAGACGCTATGAGCAGCTGGAGGCTAGCATGAAAGGGTTGTTTCGCAGAGCTCAGAGAGTGGTGTATAAGCTCTTCAGCCTCAGCAAGAGGTGCCAGAAACAACCCCATATAATCCTACCTCGCGAGAGGTGAGCACAGTtaattaatttccttttttacaTGCTACCAAACAATAAAGTAATCCTTTCCTTTGTAATGCGTTTTTGTCCTCTTTATGTGAGGAAGTTTTTGTCTTATGTTTATGAAGTGATTGCTAGCTCACAGAAGTggcctttttcttctttccggAACTGTAATCTCAATGGGTTGCGAAGAGGAATGTTTGTCAGTTTGCCTCGAAGAAACACGGAGCACTTGAAAGACTTCTCTACAACTCGTTTGCGAGCGTTTCACCCAAACGAGCCGTGTGTGATTGATTTCTGCTCCCCAGGCCAGTTTCACACAGCTGACAATTATGCCAAAAAATCTGCAGGGAGATGACAGTTCAGTCTTAACCCAGAAATAATAAGTAGACCTCAGAGCTGGTTTTGGGATGCAATTTTCTCAAACTTTCAACATTCCCTCTGCATGGTGTGTTCTGCttttggggttttctttcttgTGGGATGTATGGGACAcagttttcttttggtttgacaGAGAATAATATTACAATTTGTTATGTCGTTGGTGTAACAAAAATGATGTTTGTCGtgtcatatttttatttttgaggcCGTATATGTTAACCTCACGAACCATTTCAAAATACGcatctgtttttgctttgtgatgtcttttttttaaatttttattttcaaagattctttttgaagttttttttccaaatagtATTACCAGTACTCTTGCAGACTGTGTACACATGTTCAAGACTTGAAGTAAGAAGCTTTGAGAAATTGgtttgaatttgttttaaaaatgcagtgATGTTTTGAAGACATGAAgatacagccaaaaaaaaaaaaaagaaaaaaaaaaaagaagaagcaacATTCCAAGAAAGCATGATATCCCTATGCCATCAAAGGCTTAAAAAATTAGCTATTTATTTTTCAAGACAGGGCCTTTAGAATTTGCATATCTAGGCCATTAGCCGTTGATTATGTGAgcatgaaatgtgaaaaaaatagcTCAATGGGAAGGGAAAGTGTGTAGGAGTGTTTGAATAAGCTGTCCTCCCGCACACCGTACATTTCGTGTTTGactgtgagtattttttttaaataagtggaACTGCATTCACATTAAATCACTAGCATATGTCTGTGCTCTTTTCATATGCAGGCCACAGGCATATTGGCTGAACTATTTACAGTCTTTGCTCTACTGCTCAGAGAACAATCAGCTGGGCTCATTCTCCGAGGAGCTGCACACCTGCATATGTGCGTACGACCACAGTTCCTGCCAGGTTCCTACCCCGTGCTCTGTGGGTGAGGGACCAGGCTGTGCCACCTGTGCCAGCGACAACCTCACCCGGTGCGGCAGCTGCAATGTGGGCTACATGCTAAGTCAAGGGATTTGTCGACCCATGGTGGCAGATTCCACGGAGAACTACTTGGGATTTGAGACAGACCTGCAGGACCTGGAGCTACGCTACCTTCTCCAGAGGGCTGACCGTCGCCTTGAAGTCCACGCCATCTTCATCAGCAATGACATGCGCCTGAACAGCTGGTTCGACCCTTCGTGGAGGAAGAGGATGCTCCTGACACTGAAAAGCAACAAATACAAGTCCAATCTGGTGCATATGCTCCTGGGGATCTCTCTTCAGATCTGCCTAACCAAGAACAGCACCCTGGAGCCCGCCCTCACGCTTTTCATCAACCCCTTTGGAGGCAGCCATTCGGAGAGTTGGTTAATACCAGTTAATGAGAACAGTTTCCCAGACTGGCAGTCCACCAAGCTGGACTTGCCCCTGGAGTGTTTTAACTGGACCTTGACTCTGGGCAACAAATGGAAGACCTTTTTCGAGACTATCCACATTTATCTGAGGAGCCGTATCAAAACGGTAGGCACAGGAGGCAATGACAGCGTTTACCTGGAACCACTGGAGATGGCAGACCCTTCTAGAAACCTGGGCTACATGAAGATTAACAGCATCCAGGTCTTTGGTTACAGTATGCACTTTGATCCCGAGGCGATCCGAGACTTGATCCTGCAGCTGGACTACCCGTACACTCAGGGCTCGCAGGATTCGGCCCTTCTGCAGCTGCTGGAGATCCGAGACCGGGTTAACCGTCTCTCCCCGCCCGGCCAGCAGCCGCTGGACCTGTTTTCTTGCCTGTTACGCCACAGACTCAAACTCACCGCCAGCGAAGTGGTGCGCATCCATGCATCCTTGCAAGCCTTTAGTGCTCGGCTCCCCAATTCTCTGGATTATGAGACAACTAAACTGTGTAGCTAACGGCCAAAACTGCATTGCTGAGAGcttacagtaaaacagtaacCGCACAAAAGGAAGCAACTTAGGACCTGTGGCTGCAAGGTACCGATTCTTTGTGGTTGACATGTTCAGGAACATTGAAGAAAAAACTGTAATGCTAAATTGTGCAGAATTATATTCATGACTAGATGATCCTGTTTAAGTGAAATTAACTCATTTCTACTGTATGTAGAGCACAGAGGCCTAAAAGAGGGAGCTTTTACAACATATGGGATGTTTGTTTGTAACTTTTATATGTTCTTTTGCTTCAGTGACAGTGCACTTTCcataaagagaatacattgatGTCAGTACATTTTGTAGATAAATTGTTATTAAAACACCATGTAATAACAGAGcaattgttttcattattaatcAGACTATTTCAGTGGAGCCAAAGCAGCAATTTGGTTTTATTGGGAGattatattaacattttctttctgcagCCGAGACCACTTAGTGAAGAGGTAAATTGGATTAAAAGTGATATAGGAGTTTGATCAAATGATAATGAATCAGATTCATTAACGATTATGGTTTGTTAAGCTCTGTCATAGTCTTCTTCATAAAGAAATCATATTTAATATGATTGGAGGATTTAGTCGCAGATATATCAATGATTTAACCATGCAGACTTGGAACTAGAAtggcccttaaaaaaaaaaaaaattaaaagattttttttttttttaattagcacTCTATGCATGGTGATAAGTCTGAttcgtgttttctttttcacctgCTACCACTGTACAGGACGAGTGATATTTAAGTGTTTTGTGTCAAAATAACCTCATCATGGATCTAAAGGTGCTATTGTCTACAGTTTACATATAAAACATGGTTAATaaatgttttgtctcagaatgtAACTTGGAACCATTTGGTTCCAACCTCTGAAGCTATGACCTAGTGCCTTAACCAGAATTTATTAGAAAGTTCTAGAACACCATATTTGGCACCCAGAATTGTACAATTAGTGTCTTTGCCTTCTAAGGATTCATGAAGttgttacattttaatttttgcaCTCAGCAAGTCTGAAAATGCACCCAAAATTTTATTGAGAGTTAAATCCAATTATATTAATGATATTAGAAGAATATTAGACCATCCCTATAGCACCAACAGAAAAGAGGACTTCAATCACCTGAAAATGAGCTGTTTATCCGACATTTATTTGTCCTAATTAGTATAATCAAGTGAGCTTTATCTGTTTCTACATAAATCAAGCTGTCGTTTTCAAAGTCACAGCAGGCTAATGGAGACAGCAGGAAACATTCCTTGTCCAGGTAGAAACAGAAGCATCTTGTGGAATATGGATTGCAGAGACTCATTTTGACTGTAGCTCAGCAAGAGAAGAGATCTGCAGGTAGGGACTCATCATTATTAAGTTTAATAACCCTCTGTTCATCCAGTAATTACACAGCTCTGGTTTAAAATACCGTCTTGCAGAGAAAGCCTACCATTAGCCATGATTATGTTCCTGTAAGTACTTCTCATTCgtatttcaactttttttttcctggtcttCTTTGAAATTCAAGTTCAGGCTGGAAGAAATATACTTTGATCTTGAGGGTTTTGACCTTTTGCAGGCTGTCAGTGATGGGATGTAGGTAGGGA encodes:
- the brinp3a.2 gene encoding BMP/retinoic acid-inducible neural-specific protein 3a.2, with the translated sequence MALWEVLTVTLHCWIIASASLAEDGPGGPLDWLLSDKGPFHHSQEYTDFVERNRQGFSTRYKIYREFGRWKVNNLAVERKDFLDSPLPLTPEFVRNIRLLGRRPTMQQITDNLIKKYGTHFLLSATLGGEEALTIFVDKRRLSKKAEVSDYTSNNTAVTLEALHQLAASYFIDRESTLRKLHHLQIASNAIKVTETRTGPLGCSNYDNLDSVSSVLVQSPENKVHLQGLQVILPDYLRDTFVQAALSYIACNGEGSFVCRDNDCWCKCDLKFPECNCPYMDIQAMEESLLRISESWATLYKEFEESDEFKMFLTRLPQNFFLNTSTIQHLWSLDSVFQRRYEQLEASMKGLFRRAQRVVYKLFSLSKRCQKQPHIILPRERPQAYWLNYLQSLLYCSENNQLGSFSEELHTCICAYDHSSCQVPTPCSVGEGPGCATCASDNLTRCGSCNVGYMLSQGICRPMVADSTENYLGFETDLQDLELRYLLQRADRRLEVHAIFISNDMRLNSWFDPSWRKRMLLTLKSNKYKSNLVHMLLGISLQICLTKNSTLEPALTLFINPFGGSHSESWLIPVNENSFPDWQSTKLDLPLECFNWTLTLGNKWKTFFETIHIYLRSRIKTVGTGGNDSVYLEPLEMADPSRNLGYMKINSIQVFGYSMHFDPEAIRDLILQLDYPYTQGSQDSALLQLLEIRDRVNRLSPPGQQPLDLFSCLLRHRLKLTASEVVRIHASLQAFSARLPNSLDYETTKLCS